A single window of Rana temporaria chromosome 1, aRanTem1.1, whole genome shotgun sequence DNA harbors:
- the PRMT9 gene encoding protein arginine N-methyltransferase 9 isoform X2, giving the protein MISKSPNTSLKRACKALQCSTFVDCQRLLVPSYGRQLHSDRVSLVVTETVDAGLFGEGILETLIHAWKNLLLEPKHKDLDCKTYGQVIPAGAVVFGMAVECPEIRRHHRVFVNEVAGVKLEMQFSSPVHSSHKNDDVAEPYSSEKMSRVPGGYKSLSQPFQALTVDFNSLQNLESIASGKTCRIPVQIHEQGQLDCFITWFVLHLDEEHNLSTGPSEETCWEQTVFPIQNLPADGYFVNPGDIVVVDVSCPNCYLRLDLVSVARGGKFDHSTSSCNMLSGNETELCDALASLHTSNQENIVKGPCILDPNEIAILNNTAYHESFKLAIYKVISSLAPADHWASIGASSPEEHYSNALYVLDVSEGFSILPLIAAQLGKVKSYSSVEEEQHCVALQKLAERNGLAKESLEFWLNQLDTDDDVLRRPRSDKLWSIIILDVVEPCGLIRQEVMEKTAIARCLLQSGGKIFPQAVVIYGMLIESHTLLQECAVQGTEPTLGLNIAASINHFKVPVQVFLNLSTLPFVPLSDPLELLRLDLMDPCSNNFSFVNELKVKVCKSGQVTAIPFWYHLHLDENISLDTSHESSHWKQAAFVLESPLHVGQAEELLGLHFQNSNVSMTLKRLQQL; this is encoded by the exons ATGATATCCAAGTCCCCGAACACATCCCTGAAAA GAGCCTGTAAGGCATTGCAATGCAGCACTTTTGTAGACTGTCAGCGTTTGCTCGTACCTTCATATGGCAGGCAGTTACACAGCGACAG GGTTTCACTTGTTGTCACAGAAACTGTGGATGCTGGTTTGTTTGGTGAAGGTATTCTGGAAACTCTAATTCATGCCTGGAAAAACTTACTTTTAGAACCAAAG CACAAAGACTTGGACTGTAAGACCTATGGACAAGTCATACCTGCTGGTGCTGTTGTGTTTGGAATGGCTGTGGAATGCCCAGAGATACGTAGACATCACAG AGTGTTTGTGAATGAGGTTGCTGGAGTGAAGCTCGAAATGCAGTTTTCCAGTCCTGTACACAGCAGTCATAAGAATGATGATGTAGCAGAACCGTATTCTTCAGAAAAAATGAGCAGAGTGCCTGGAGGATATAAATCACTGAGTCAACCATTCCAGGCATTGACAGTGGACTTCAACAGCCTGCAG AATTTGGAAAGCATTGCTTCTGGAAAGACCTGCCGAATCCCGGTTCAAATCCATGAACAAGGACAGCTTGATTGTTTTATAACTTGGTTTGTCCTGCATTTGGATGAAGAACACAATCTGTCAACTGGACCCAgtgaagaaacttgctgggagcaAACAGTCTTCCCGATTCAGAACCTCCCTG ctGATGGCTACTTTGTGAACCCTGGCGATATAGTAGTAGTTGATGTTTCCTGCCCTAACTGCTATTTAAGATTAGACCTCGTCTCCGTTGCTAGAGGTGGAAAATTTGATCATAGCACATCTTCTTGTAACATGCTTTCTGGAAATGAGACTGAGCTGTGTGATGCTTTGGCCAGCCTTCACACTAGCAACCAGGAGAACATTGTGAAAGGGCCGTGCATCCTGGATCCTAATGAGATTGCCATCCTAAACAACACTGCATATCATGAGAGCTTCAAGCTGGCCATCTATAAAGTTATATCTTCCCTGGCACCAGCAGATCATTGGGCCAGCATTGGTGCATCATCACCAGAAGAACATTACTCAAATGCACTTTATGTCCTTGATGTATCTGAAGGATTTTCTATTTTACCCTTAATTGCTGCCCAACTAGGAAAAGTAAAATCATACAGCTCAGTGGAAGAGGAACAACATTGTGTTGCTCTGCAGAAACTGGCGGAGAGGAATGGCCTGGCTAAAGAAAGTTTAGAGTTCTGGCTGAATCAGTTGGATACAGATGATGATGTCCTACGGAGGCCAAGGTCTGATAAGTTATGGAGCATCATTATTTTAGATGTGGTTGAGCCCTGTGGCCTGATCAGACAAGAGGTGATGGAAAAAACAGCAATAGCAAG GTGCTTACTTCAGTCCGGAGGAAAGATATTCCCCCAGGCCGTGGTTATATATGGTATGTTGATAGAATCTCACACCTTACTACAGGAGTGTGCTGTCCAAGGCACAGAGCCTACACTCGGGCTCAATATAGCGGCATCCATTAATCATTTTAAG GTGCCTGTCCAGGTGTTCTTGAATTTATCCACCCTGCCTTTTGTTCCTCTAAGTGATCCACTAGAACTGCTCAGGCTGGATCTTATGGACCCATGTTCAAACAACTTCAGCTTCGTTAATGAACTAAAG GTCAAAGTTTGTAAATCGGGACAAGTGACAGCCATTCCCTTTTGGTATCATCTCCACCTTGATGAAAACATTAGCTTGGACACCTCCCATGAATCATCACATTGGAAACAAGCTGCCTTTGTCCTGGAGAGCCCTCTCCATGTGGGACAAGCGGAGGAGCTCCTTGGATTGCATTTCCAGAACAGCAACGTCAGCATGACTTTGAAACGGCTTCAGCAGTTGTAG